From one Streptomyces sp. ICC1 genomic stretch:
- a CDS encoding helix-turn-helix domain-containing protein, with protein MDEKAERGREPDPGGRIPPGFAASLLPRVPEIAAATVSRLTTEIPAYRLLPDSILGGDLIANTEAVLRLFLTTAAEGRPPAEHELAAPIAWGAERARDGVPLEAVLRVYPLGARQAWELATAGPEPAADPYALVTGLLAFLGEVMPKVAEAYLREQADLDWEQREHGRNLAGVLLAGRPARRAAERYGRTLAERYEVVVLRLPEAPGSATTRILRAVRSELDRNPEVLATFKGDGGALLVPLGQDGATRRLLARLDAAAALRCTAAAATAEDHEAIPGAQAEASEVLTLAEDLGRPPGLYRLADLAVEYQLVRPGPARDALAGTLDGLAGQPHLIDTLRVFIAAGYRRTEAAAALTVHRNTLTYRLGRIRLLTGRDATDPTDARHLAAALTAHDASHRTTPPPGRR; from the coding sequence ATGGACGAGAAAGCCGAACGCGGGCGCGAACCGGATCCCGGCGGGCGGATCCCGCCGGGGTTCGCCGCCTCGCTGCTGCCGCGGGTGCCGGAGATCGCCGCGGCCACCGTCTCCCGCCTGACCACCGAGATCCCCGCCTACCGGCTGCTGCCCGACAGCATCCTCGGCGGCGATCTCATCGCGAACACCGAGGCCGTGCTGCGGCTCTTCCTCACCACCGCCGCCGAAGGGCGCCCGCCGGCCGAACACGAACTGGCCGCGCCCATCGCCTGGGGCGCCGAACGGGCCCGGGACGGCGTACCCCTGGAAGCGGTGCTACGGGTCTACCCGCTCGGCGCCCGCCAGGCCTGGGAGCTCGCCACGGCCGGTCCCGAGCCCGCTGCCGACCCGTACGCCCTGGTCACCGGCCTGCTCGCCTTCCTCGGCGAGGTGATGCCCAAGGTCGCCGAGGCGTACCTGAGGGAGCAGGCCGACCTCGACTGGGAACAGCGCGAACACGGCCGCAACCTCGCCGGGGTGCTGCTCGCCGGCCGTCCCGCCCGGCGCGCGGCGGAGCGGTACGGGCGCACGCTGGCCGAGCGGTACGAAGTGGTGGTCCTGCGGCTCCCGGAGGCCCCCGGGAGCGCGACGACCCGCATCCTGCGGGCCGTGCGCTCCGAACTCGACCGGAACCCCGAGGTGCTGGCCACCTTCAAGGGCGACGGGGGAGCGCTGCTCGTCCCGCTCGGGCAGGACGGCGCGACCCGCCGGCTGCTCGCCCGGCTCGACGCGGCCGCCGCACTGCGCTGCACGGCGGCCGCCGCCACCGCCGAGGACCACGAAGCGATCCCGGGTGCGCAGGCGGAGGCGTCCGAAGTCCTCACGCTGGCGGAGGACTTGGGCCGCCCCCCGGGGCTCTACCGGCTGGCCGATCTCGCCGTCGAGTACCAGCTGGTGCGGCCGGGCCCCGCCCGGGACGCGCTGGCCGGCACCCTGGACGGCCTCGCCGGTCAGCCCCATCTGATCGACACCCTGCGGGTGTTCATCGCCGCGGGCTACCGCCGCACCGAGGCGGCCGCCGCCCTCACCGTGCACCGCAACACCCTGACCTACCGGCTCGGCCGGATCCGCCTGCTCACCGGCCGCGACGCCACCGACCCCACGGACGCGCGCCACCTGGCCGCCGCCCTCACGGCGCACGACGCGTCCCACCGAACCACCCCGCCCCCGGGCAGACGCTGA
- a CDS encoding alpha/beta fold hydrolase: MAHSTRASRTRRWLVRAGLPLALLFGSAFPAHAAADGGAGGINDFSCRPSAAHPEPVVLLHGTFATWYEDLNFLQADLAARGYCTFALTYGAYEGFPLVGGLKPVAVSNLEIKAYVEKVRGATGAAQVSVVGHSEGGLQALYLAKMQGIQSHIKAVVAIAPPTHGTNAAGLLDLGDKLLGRQTMERIVTTIGIPVLADEVPGGPAILALNNGPVAQPGISYTIISSRYDELVTPTETAFVREPGVRNQYVQDFCPFDPVGHIGEAYDLNVWHLVRNGLDPRRATPILVCAVGSPG; encoded by the coding sequence ATGGCACACAGCACCCGTGCGTCGCGGACCCGCCGATGGCTCGTCAGGGCGGGGCTCCCGCTCGCGCTGCTGTTCGGCTCCGCCTTCCCGGCACACGCCGCCGCCGACGGCGGAGCCGGCGGCATCAACGACTTCTCCTGCCGGCCCAGCGCCGCGCACCCCGAGCCGGTGGTGCTGCTGCACGGCACCTTCGCGACCTGGTACGAGGACCTCAACTTCCTCCAGGCCGACCTGGCGGCCCGCGGCTACTGCACCTTCGCCCTCACCTACGGCGCCTACGAGGGCTTTCCGCTGGTCGGCGGGTTGAAGCCGGTCGCCGTCTCCAACCTGGAGATCAAGGCGTACGTGGAGAAGGTGCGCGGCGCGACCGGCGCCGCCCAGGTCTCCGTCGTCGGCCACTCCGAAGGCGGCCTCCAGGCCCTCTACCTGGCGAAGATGCAGGGCATCCAGTCCCACATCAAGGCGGTCGTCGCCATCGCGCCCCCCACGCACGGCACCAACGCGGCCGGCCTGCTGGACCTGGGCGACAAGCTGCTCGGACGGCAGACCATGGAGCGGATCGTGACGACGATCGGCATCCCCGTGCTGGCCGACGAGGTGCCGGGCGGTCCCGCCATCCTGGCTCTGAACAACGGCCCGGTGGCCCAGCCCGGGATCTCCTACACCATCATCTCCTCGCGCTACGACGAGCTCGTGACCCCGACCGAGACGGCGTTCGTCCGCGAGCCGGGGGTCAGGAACCAGTACGTGCAGGACTTCTGCCCCTTCGATCCGGTGGGCCACATCGGCGAGGCCTACGACCTCAACGTCTGGCACCTGGTGCGCAACGGCCTCGACCCGCGCCGCGCCACCCCGATCCTGGTGTGCGCGGTCGGCTCGCCGGGCTAG
- a CDS encoding aldo/keto reductase, producing the protein MATTTASVTGETRLIYGCMALGGSWEPGPYRPEDIDDAEAAIQAALDSGITMFDHADIYRHGKAEAVFGEVLARTPGLRERVTLQTKCGIRLADGERPGIYDLRGDTVTRRVEESLTRLRTDVIDVLLLHRPDPLADPAETARALTSLRSQGLVREFGVSNMNAAQSAHLQRHLDFPLVANQLEMSLDRRDWLEDGVLVNTPAAASVGFPAGTVEYCVANGVRLQAWGALAQGRFTGRQESAREHATAELLIALAKAKDTTPETILLWWLQRHPARIAPVVGTGRPDRIRACRDAALRAPDLSHEEWYSLWLTARGAPLP; encoded by the coding sequence ATGGCGACGACCACCGCATCAGTGACAGGCGAAACCCGGTTGATATACGGCTGCATGGCCCTCGGCGGGAGCTGGGAGCCCGGCCCGTACCGGCCCGAGGACATCGACGACGCCGAGGCGGCCATCCAGGCCGCCCTCGACAGCGGCATCACCATGTTCGACCACGCCGACATCTACCGGCACGGAAAGGCGGAAGCCGTCTTCGGTGAGGTGCTCGCCCGCACACCCGGCCTGCGAGAGCGCGTCACGCTCCAGACCAAGTGCGGGATCCGCCTCGCCGACGGCGAGCGCCCCGGCATCTACGACCTGCGCGGGGACACCGTCACCCGCCGCGTGGAGGAGAGCCTCACCCGGCTGCGCACCGACGTCATCGACGTCCTGTTGCTGCACCGGCCCGATCCGCTGGCCGATCCGGCCGAGACGGCCCGCGCCCTCACCTCGCTGCGGAGCCAAGGCCTGGTCAGGGAGTTCGGCGTCTCCAACATGAACGCGGCGCAGAGCGCCCACCTGCAACGCCACCTGGACTTCCCGCTCGTCGCCAACCAGCTGGAAATGAGCCTGGACCGGCGCGACTGGCTCGAGGACGGAGTCCTCGTCAACACCCCGGCAGCGGCCTCCGTCGGCTTCCCGGCCGGCACCGTCGAGTACTGCGTGGCCAACGGCGTCCGCCTCCAGGCCTGGGGAGCACTCGCCCAAGGCCGCTTCACCGGACGGCAGGAGAGCGCACGGGAGCACGCGACCGCCGAACTCCTGATCGCGCTGGCCAAGGCGAAGGACACCACGCCGGAGACGATCCTGCTGTGGTGGCTGCAGCGCCATCCGGCCCGGATCGCCCCCGTCGTCGGCACCGGCCGCCCGGACCGCATCCGCGCCTGCCGCGACGCGGCGCTGCGCGCCCCCGACCTCAGCCACGAGGAGTGGTACTCGCTCTGGCTGACGGCCCGGGGCGCGCCGCTCCCGTAG
- a CDS encoding peroxidase has product MVQAAAFAAAGLTAGLAPTAWSAPAGPGAPAGPAAAAAAGPPRAAAAPDPLPLRTDRHSQGDILAGFRKDHVSLLFLHFRDAVQARQWLKRLLPSISTTEDVARFNKAFSRARERAGGIDPESMSCLWTGLSLTHPGLRLLAGREPFPAAPAGSNAEAFTQGAAVRAQQLGDTGTSAPPSWLFGAEEPGRAVHAVLTLAADDPERLATAVAEHREAATKSGAAVLFRQNGATLPGELRGHEHFGFADCISQPGVRGFDEPDPATGTTVLGKPGTRLIPAGEFIVGPERVGRRPTALPAWATGGSFQVVRRLAQDVPGWWTQVSLRLAELQRAGAAPADAGREWLGARLMGRWPGGMPVAVCPAAEQPREPGVDPDATLDYSADPHGWRMPLFAHIRKGNPRDGLVLTPGRPPLGVAELDGRRLMRRGIPYGPVYHPELGADHGPEASRGLVFVCHQADLVGQFELVARKWLNEQDFPAGRNPRTGADPVLGPDSACAFETPSGDGSRANTLYFGRYVRTEGSVYAFSPSLPVLRALTTGELDDSIEFHAGSVLRTGDVLDAGKARLTLDSAGDLVLLDAQGGRTWHSDAGGAGHDAVFTQDGELVLRTAEGKPAWSSGTTGHPGARLLLRPTGELVILDGDRVLWKASAS; this is encoded by the coding sequence GTGGTCCAGGCCGCGGCCTTCGCCGCCGCAGGCCTCACCGCAGGCCTCGCCCCGACGGCCTGGTCCGCCCCGGCCGGCCCCGGCGCCCCCGCCGGTCCGGCCGCGGCGGCGGCCGCCGGTCCTCCGCGGGCGGCCGCCGCCCCGGACCCGCTCCCGCTGCGCACCGACCGCCACAGCCAGGGCGACATCCTCGCCGGATTCCGCAAGGACCACGTATCCCTGCTCTTCCTCCACTTCCGCGACGCCGTCCAGGCCCGCCAGTGGCTGAAGCGCCTGCTGCCCTCGATCTCCACCACCGAGGACGTGGCACGCTTCAACAAGGCCTTCAGCAGGGCCCGCGAGCGCGCGGGCGGCATCGACCCGGAATCCATGTCCTGCCTGTGGACCGGACTCAGCCTCACCCACCCGGGGCTGCGCCTGCTCGCCGGCCGGGAACCCTTCCCCGCCGCCCCGGCCGGCTCGAACGCCGAGGCCTTCACCCAGGGCGCCGCCGTCCGCGCCCAGCAGCTCGGCGACACCGGCACCAGTGCCCCGCCGTCCTGGCTGTTCGGCGCGGAGGAGCCCGGGCGCGCGGTCCACGCCGTCCTCACCCTGGCCGCCGACGACCCCGAACGCCTCGCCACCGCCGTCGCCGAACACCGCGAGGCCGCCACCAAGTCCGGCGCCGCGGTCCTCTTCCGCCAGAACGGCGCCACCCTCCCCGGCGAACTGCGCGGACACGAGCACTTCGGCTTCGCCGACTGCATCAGCCAGCCCGGCGTACGGGGCTTCGACGAGCCCGACCCGGCCACCGGCACCACCGTGCTGGGCAAGCCCGGCACCCGGCTGATCCCCGCCGGCGAGTTCATCGTCGGGCCCGAACGGGTCGGCCGGCGCCCCACCGCCCTGCCCGCATGGGCCACCGGCGGATCCTTCCAGGTCGTACGCCGCCTCGCGCAGGACGTGCCCGGCTGGTGGACGCAGGTCTCCCTGCGGCTCGCGGAACTCCAGCGGGCCGGCGCCGCACCCGCCGACGCCGGCCGCGAGTGGCTGGGAGCCCGCCTCATGGGCCGCTGGCCGGGCGGGATGCCCGTCGCCGTCTGCCCCGCCGCCGAACAGCCGCGCGAGCCCGGCGTGGACCCCGACGCCACCCTCGACTACAGCGCCGACCCGCACGGCTGGCGGATGCCGCTCTTCGCGCACATCCGCAAGGGCAACCCGCGCGACGGCCTCGTCCTCACCCCGGGCCGCCCGCCGCTGGGCGTGGCCGAGCTCGACGGCCGCCGCCTGATGCGGCGCGGCATCCCGTACGGCCCCGTCTACCACCCCGAACTGGGCGCCGACCACGGCCCGGAGGCATCCCGCGGGCTGGTCTTCGTATGCCACCAGGCCGACCTGGTCGGCCAGTTCGAGCTCGTCGCGCGCAAGTGGCTGAACGAGCAGGACTTCCCGGCCGGCCGCAACCCGCGCACCGGCGCCGACCCCGTGCTCGGTCCGGACTCGGCCTGCGCCTTCGAAACCCCCTCGGGGGACGGCAGCCGGGCCAACACCCTCTACTTCGGCCGTTACGTGCGCACGGAAGGCTCCGTCTACGCCTTCAGCCCCTCCCTCCCCGTCCTGCGCGCCCTGACCACCGGAGAGCTCGACGACTCCATCGAGTTCCACGCCGGGTCCGTCCTGCGCACCGGCGACGTCCTCGACGCGGGCAAGGCCCGCCTGACCCTCGACAGCGCCGGGGACCTCGTCCTGCTCGACGCCCAGGGCGGCCGTACGTGGCACAGCGACGCGGGCGGCGCCGGCCACGACGCCGTCTTCACCCAGGACGGCGAACTGGTCCTGCGCACCGCCGAGGGCAAGCCGGCCTGGTCGAGCGGCACCACCGGACACCCGGGCGCGCGCCTGCTGCTGCGCCCCACCGGAGAGCTGGTGATCCTGGACGGGGACCGGGTGCTGTGGAAGGCGTCCGCCTCATAG
- a CDS encoding acetyl-CoA acetyltransferase, whose product MPGPSTASASASASESESASVPSTAHRTAPGLSTARRTTPGPPTPRRRVAVVGVALSDCGRVDGPTPYALHAQAARRALADSGLDRSVIDGFASAGLGILAPVEVAEYLGLRPTWVDSTSVGGSTWEVMAAHAADAIAAGHANAVLLVYGSTARADIKARRRTSNLSFGARGPLQFEVPYGHTLVSKYAMAARRHMHEYGTTLEQLAEVAVQARANAATNPDAMFRDPITVDDVLSSGMIADPFTKLNCCIRSDGGCAVLLAAEDYVPDTAKEPVWILGSGTSVSHTTMSEWEDFTVSPAAVSGRQAFARAGLTPADVDLAEIYDAFTYMTLVTLEDLGFCAKGEGGAFVEKGRLLRDGELPVNTDGGGLSACHPGMRGLFLLVEAVRQLRGEAGEGQVRKPDGALPRVALASGTGGWFCSSGTVILGRG is encoded by the coding sequence ATGCCTGGCCCGTCCACGGCGTCGGCGTCGGCGTCGGCGTCGGAGTCGGAGTCGGCGTCGGTCCCATCCACGGCCCACCGGACCGCGCCGGGCCTGTCCACGGCCCGCCGGACCACGCCCGGTCCGCCCACGCCCCGCCGCCGGGTCGCCGTCGTCGGCGTCGCCCTCTCGGACTGCGGCCGGGTCGACGGGCCCACCCCGTACGCCCTGCACGCACAGGCCGCCCGCCGCGCGCTGGCCGACTCCGGCCTCGACCGCTCGGTCATCGACGGCTTCGCCTCGGCCGGCCTCGGCATCCTCGCGCCCGTCGAAGTGGCCGAGTACCTGGGCCTGCGCCCCACCTGGGTCGACTCCACCTCCGTCGGCGGCTCCACCTGGGAGGTCATGGCCGCCCACGCGGCGGACGCCATCGCCGCCGGCCACGCCAACGCGGTCCTCCTCGTCTACGGATCCACCGCGCGCGCCGACATCAAGGCCCGCCGCCGGACCTCGAACCTCTCCTTCGGCGCGCGGGGACCCCTGCAGTTCGAGGTCCCGTACGGGCACACGCTGGTCTCCAAGTACGCGATGGCCGCGCGGCGCCACATGCACGAGTACGGCACGACACTGGAACAGCTCGCCGAAGTCGCCGTCCAGGCACGGGCCAACGCGGCCACCAACCCGGACGCGATGTTCCGCGACCCGATCACGGTGGACGACGTCCTGTCCTCGGGCATGATCGCGGACCCCTTCACGAAGCTGAACTGCTGCATCCGCTCGGACGGCGGCTGCGCGGTGCTGCTGGCGGCGGAGGACTACGTACCGGACACCGCGAAGGAGCCGGTCTGGATCCTGGGCTCGGGCACCTCGGTCTCGCACACCACGATGTCGGAGTGGGAGGACTTCACGGTCTCCCCGGCGGCGGTCTCGGGCCGCCAGGCCTTCGCCCGCGCGGGACTCACCCCCGCGGACGTGGATCTGGCCGAGATCTACGACGCCTTCACCTATATGACCCTGGTCACCCTGGAGGACCTCGGCTTCTGCGCGAAGGGCGAGGGCGGGGCCTTCGTCGAGAAGGGCCGCCTCCTGCGGGACGGCGAACTCCCGGTCAACACGGACGGCGGCGGCCTCTCGGCCTGCCATCCCGGCATGCGCGGGCTGTTCCTGCTGGTCGAGGCGGTACGCCAGCTGCGCGGCGAGGCGGGCGAAGGCCAGGTCCGCAAACCCGACGGCGCCCTCCCCCGGGTAGCCCTCGCCTCGGGCACGGGCGGCTGGTTCTGCTCGTCGGGAACGGTGATCTTGGGCCGGGGATGA
- a CDS encoding CU044_2847 family protein has protein sequence MTHLARIPLEGGGSLLVEAPATAQGPVKAGRVGDAIRDLPGNLQEALGSVAEASRATLDQLRKAGPDGITIEFGVDLAVEAGAVITKSSLNSHLKVTMMWAKDRPGRPGADGPED, from the coding sequence GTGACACATCTGGCTCGGATTCCGCTGGAAGGCGGGGGCTCCCTCCTGGTCGAAGCTCCGGCCACGGCTCAGGGGCCTGTGAAGGCAGGGCGCGTCGGCGACGCCATTCGCGACCTGCCGGGAAATCTGCAAGAGGCCCTCGGCTCGGTCGCCGAGGCATCGCGCGCCACGCTCGACCAGCTGCGCAAAGCCGGCCCTGACGGGATCACGATCGAGTTCGGCGTCGACCTCGCGGTCGAGGCCGGCGCCGTGATCACCAAGAGCAGCCTCAACTCCCACTTGAAGGTCACCATGATGTGGGCGAAGGACCGTCCCGGGCGTCCCGGTGCCGACGGGCCCGAGGACTGA
- a CDS encoding trypsin-like peptidase domain-containing protein: protein MNTTGNGGNGGNGPNGDRPSGLPFAVAQILGPDDEVAGAGFLVTEDILATCAHVVRAAGSGPGETVRLLFPHVDGAPGAEALVLEEPWRDPEAQDVAMLRLSGTSNWPAPLALGSAAGCGGHRVRSFGFPAQAPPGGHYGYGAAGDLLPATENRGVHLQLTGANDLTTGFSGGPVVDEGTGLVIGMVTEITTPDENERGQEIAYVTPTQVLREVWPELTEQDVCPYRGLESFTAEHAQWFEGRKDAVRQVLANLAEQRVTLLLGPSGSGKSSLVQAGVLPALAAGELPGSDMWSSVLVRPRQDLLAELERAGLLGADSDGIAAAVTHKLAAEPGCQRLVLIVDQFEEFFTQPSTGRQLERRLAATEQITTAVRSHAALSVILIMRDDFYPQQAALAPKLLEAAMPGLLNIPGTLSQEDLHDIITRPAENAGAHFELGLPEQIITDVLATTPEGTTTRCAPVTVLPLLELALSQLWQRRKDGYLTHDAYQRIGQVTGSLTTWCETALTQLPPDRLPIAQRILTSLVHSADPHRNIPAVREQVPLHDLRDLAADVSGGSDSGKDIDEVLATLTGHRIITTHTPRVSLVHNTPPALPVAELIHDALIRDWATLREWVRQDHRFQEWLDNARAWQARYAEGNHPGDLLGGTALAEGLEWSQQRRLPGDIAAFLTASKEHQQAAIRRSRRLNAILASLLVLALIAAGGAVWQWRAVINEENEALSRQLAGQSSMLIGTSPDLASLLAIRAFRTNGTSESEEGLRNAAALPLQRRLDGHTAELRSVAFSPDGTTLATSSNDGSALLWDVKTGKTVGEPLEHDTKVGSAVFSPDGDTLATSSEDGTAQLWTVETGKRRGDPMEHASWVNQVAFSPDGTILATAGDDGKAQLWNVETGTRRGNPMEHTDSVWSLAFNPNGRTLVTGTHDGAALLWDVKTGKTLGKPMEHAGTVYSVAFSPDGHTLATGSVDANVVLWDVETGKKRILVGHTDAVYSMAFSPDGRALATGGADNSVVLWDVKTGAILTVLAGHTAIVRSVAFSPDGTTLATGSDDTTVRLWDVGTVDTLADDTQAVVSVAFSPDGTTLATGSYDGTTRLWDVTTGKAREPLTGHTDSVNSVAFSPDGTTLATGSNDNTARLWDMDTGKAREPLTHHTDWVTSVAFSPDGTTLATGSRDATAQLWNAETGTKLSVSMEHIGTVSSMAFSPDGRILATGSTDNTARLWDVDTGALMDTLTGHTGPVGSVAFSPDGSTLATGSNDNTAWLWDMDTGDGRTLPGHIGWVNSVAFSSDGTLATSSADTTVRLWDAEKGKTLATLPQSDVLFSAVFSPDGSTLAIGSNNGTVRLHHLDLHDDPEDAIDDICRAINRDLGEEERTAYLSGQSAGTACPAPEPAPPPGARLAP, encoded by the coding sequence GTGAACACCACTGGGAACGGTGGCAACGGCGGCAACGGCCCGAACGGTGACCGCCCCTCCGGGCTGCCCTTCGCCGTCGCCCAGATCCTCGGACCGGACGACGAGGTGGCCGGGGCCGGATTCCTGGTCACCGAGGACATCCTGGCCACCTGCGCGCACGTCGTACGAGCCGCCGGCAGCGGGCCCGGCGAGACCGTGCGGCTGCTCTTCCCACACGTGGACGGCGCGCCCGGGGCGGAGGCTCTCGTCCTGGAAGAGCCGTGGCGTGACCCGGAGGCCCAAGACGTGGCCATGCTGCGCCTGAGCGGTACGTCGAACTGGCCGGCGCCGTTGGCGCTGGGTTCGGCGGCGGGCTGCGGGGGTCACCGGGTCCGCTCGTTCGGGTTCCCCGCCCAGGCTCCGCCGGGCGGTCACTACGGCTACGGCGCGGCCGGGGACCTGCTGCCGGCCACCGAGAACAGGGGTGTCCATCTGCAGCTGACCGGCGCGAACGACCTGACCACCGGATTCAGCGGCGGGCCGGTCGTGGACGAGGGGACCGGCCTGGTCATCGGCATGGTCACCGAGATCACCACCCCCGACGAGAACGAGCGGGGGCAGGAGATCGCCTATGTCACCCCCACGCAGGTACTGCGCGAGGTGTGGCCCGAGCTGACCGAGCAGGACGTGTGCCCCTACCGGGGACTGGAGTCGTTCACCGCGGAACACGCCCAGTGGTTCGAGGGCCGCAAGGACGCGGTGCGGCAGGTACTGGCGAACCTGGCCGAGCAGCGGGTCACCCTGCTGCTCGGGCCCTCCGGCTCGGGCAAATCCTCCCTGGTCCAGGCCGGTGTCCTGCCCGCCCTCGCCGCGGGCGAACTGCCGGGCAGCGACATGTGGTCGTCCGTGCTCGTCCGGCCGAGGCAGGACCTGCTCGCCGAGCTGGAGCGTGCCGGACTGCTCGGGGCGGACAGCGACGGGATCGCCGCAGCCGTGACCCACAAACTCGCCGCCGAACCGGGCTGTCAGCGCCTCGTACTGATCGTCGACCAGTTCGAAGAGTTCTTCACCCAGCCCTCCACCGGCCGGCAACTGGAACGCCGTCTGGCCGCCACGGAGCAGATCACCACCGCGGTCAGATCACACGCCGCGCTCTCCGTGATCCTGATCATGCGCGACGACTTCTACCCTCAGCAGGCCGCCCTGGCACCCAAGCTGCTGGAAGCCGCGATGCCAGGACTCCTCAACATCCCGGGCACCCTGAGCCAGGAGGATCTGCACGACATCATCACCCGGCCCGCCGAGAACGCGGGCGCCCACTTCGAGCTCGGGCTGCCCGAGCAGATCATCACCGACGTCCTGGCCACCACACCCGAGGGCACCACGACCCGCTGCGCGCCGGTCACCGTACTGCCCCTGCTGGAGCTGGCACTCAGCCAGCTGTGGCAAAGGCGCAAGGACGGATACCTCACGCACGACGCCTACCAGCGCATCGGCCAAGTCACCGGAAGCCTGACCACCTGGTGCGAAACCGCCCTCACCCAGCTGCCTCCCGACCGCTTGCCCATCGCCCAGCGCATCCTGACCTCCCTGGTGCACTCGGCCGATCCCCACCGCAACATCCCCGCCGTCCGTGAGCAGGTCCCCTTGCACGACCTGCGCGACCTGGCAGCCGACGTCAGCGGGGGAAGCGACAGCGGCAAAGACATCGACGAGGTCCTCGCCACCCTCACCGGTCATCGCATCATCACCACCCACACACCCCGCGTCTCCCTGGTCCACAACACCCCTCCCGCTCTGCCGGTTGCCGAACTGATCCATGACGCACTCATCCGCGACTGGGCCACCCTGCGCGAATGGGTCAGGCAGGATCACCGCTTCCAGGAGTGGCTCGACAACGCCCGCGCGTGGCAGGCCCGCTATGCCGAAGGCAACCACCCCGGAGACCTGCTCGGCGGAACAGCGCTCGCGGAAGGCCTGGAATGGTCCCAGCAGCGCCGACTGCCGGGCGACATCGCCGCCTTCCTCACCGCCAGCAAGGAACACCAACAGGCCGCCATCCGGCGCAGCAGACGCCTCAACGCGATCCTGGCCTCCCTCCTCGTCCTCGCGCTCATCGCCGCGGGAGGAGCCGTCTGGCAGTGGCGGGCAGTCATCAACGAGGAGAACGAAGCCCTCTCCCGCCAGCTCGCCGGCCAGTCCAGCATGCTCATCGGCACCAGCCCCGACCTCGCCTCGCTCCTGGCCATCCGGGCCTTCCGCACCAATGGCACGTCCGAGTCCGAGGAAGGCCTGCGGAACGCCGCGGCCCTCCCACTACAGCGACGCTTGGACGGCCACACCGCCGAGTTGCGCTCGGTGGCGTTCAGCCCCGACGGAACCACCCTCGCCACCAGTAGCAACGACGGCAGCGCGCTGCTCTGGGACGTGAAGACAGGCAAGACCGTCGGCGAGCCGCTGGAACACGACACCAAGGTGGGATCCGCGGTATTCAGCCCCGACGGAGACACACTCGCCACCAGCAGCGAGGACGGCACCGCACAGCTGTGGACCGTGGAAACCGGCAAGCGCCGCGGCGACCCGATGGAACATGCCTCCTGGGTCAACCAGGTGGCGTTCAGCCCCGACGGAACCATCCTCGCCACCGCCGGCGACGACGGCAAAGCGCAGCTGTGGAACGTGGAAACCGGCACGCGCCGCGGCAACCCCATGGAACACACCGACTCGGTGTGGTCGCTGGCGTTCAACCCCAACGGACGCACCCTCGTCACCGGCACCCACGACGGCGCCGCGCTGCTGTGGGACGTGAAAACGGGCAAGACCCTCGGCAAGCCGATGGAACACGCCGGAACGGTGTATTCAGTGGCGTTCAGTCCCGACGGACACACCCTGGCAACCGGCAGCGTCGACGCCAACGTGGTGCTGTGGGACGTGGAAACCGGCAAGAAGCGCATCTTGGTGGGCCACACCGACGCGGTGTATTCGATGGCGTTCAGCCCCGACGGACGCGCCCTCGCCACCGGCGGCGCCGACAACAGCGTGGTGCTCTGGGACGTGAAAACCGGCGCGATCCTCACTGTCCTGGCCGGCCACACCGCCATTGTGCGTTCGGTGGCGTTCAGCCCCGACGGAACCACCCTCGCCACCGGCAGCGACGACACCACCGTGCGACTGTGGGACGTGGGCACCGTCGACACCCTGGCCGACGACACCCAGGCCGTGGTCTCGGTGGCGTTCAGCCCCGACGGAACCACCCTCGCCACCGGCAGCTACGACGGCACAACGCGACTCTGGGACGTGACAACCGGCAAGGCCCGCGAACCCCTGACCGGTCACACGGACAGCGTGAACTCGGTGGCGTTCAGCCCCGACGGAACCACCCTCGCCACCGGCAGCAACGACAACACCGCGCGGCTGTGGGACATGGACACCGGCAAGGCCCGCGAACCCCTGACCCATCACACGGACTGGGTGACCTCAGTCGCATTCAGCCCCGACGGAACCACCCTGGCCACCGGCAGCCGCGACGCCACAGCGCAGCTGTGGAACGCCGAAACCGGCACGAAACTCAGTGTATCGATGGAACACATCGGGACGGTGAGCTCGATGGCGTTCAGTCCCGACGGACGCATCCTCGCCACCGGCAGCACCGACAACACCGCTCGGCTGTGGGACGTGGACACCGGCGCACTGATGGACACCCTGACGGGCCACACCGGACCAGTGGGCTCGGTGGCGTTCAGCCCCGACGGATCCACCCTCGCCACCGGCAGCAACGACAACACCGCGTGGCTGTGGGACATGGACACCGGCGATGGTCGCACCCTCCCCGGCCACATCGGATGGGTGAACTCGGTGGCGTTCAGCTCCGACGGAACGCTCGCCACCAGTAGCGCCGACACCACTGTGCGGCTGTGGGATGCGGAAAAGGGCAAGACCCTCGCCACCCTGCCCCAGTCCGACGTGCTGTTTTCGGCGGTGTTCAGCCCCGACGGATCCACTCTCGCCATCGGCAGCAACAACGGCACCGTCCGGCTGCACCACCTCGACCTGCACGACGACCCCGAGGATGCGATCGACGACATCTGCCGGGCCATCAACCGCGACCTCGGCGAGGAGGAACGGACGGCATACCTGTCCGGTCAATCCGCCGGCACCGCGTGCCCAGCGCCTGAGCCGGCCCCGCCGCCCGGGGCTAGGCTCGCGCCATGA